A window of Flavobacterium flavigenum contains these coding sequences:
- a CDS encoding NADP-dependent oxidoreductase — protein MKAFIVEKYSKKEKLRFTQVAEPIAKENEVLVQIHAAGVNLLDSMIKQGEFKIFLPYKTPIINGHDMAGTVVKVGSGVKKFKIGDEVYSRVGDYRIGTFAQYIAVNVNDLALKPKNLSMEEAGSIPLVGLTAWQALVEIANVKKGQKVFIQAGSGGVGTFAIQLAKHLGAYVATTTSTKNIDLVKSLGADLVIDYKTQEFSNLLNGYDLVLHSNREKIVLEQSLGVLKKGGQLISLVGPPTPEFAQEIGLPWYLKLVTKLLSSSAKKKASKLNVSFKFLFMRAQGNQLGEITKLIEAGIIKPVIDKVFPFEQTNEALSYVETGRSKGKVVVKIK, from the coding sequence ATGAAAGCATTTATAGTAGAAAAATACAGTAAAAAAGAAAAATTACGATTTACCCAAGTGGCAGAACCAATTGCAAAAGAAAATGAAGTTCTGGTTCAAATTCATGCGGCAGGGGTCAATCTCTTGGATTCGATGATAAAACAAGGTGAGTTCAAAATCTTTTTGCCTTATAAAACCCCAATCATAAATGGACACGATATGGCTGGAACTGTCGTTAAGGTAGGCTCGGGTGTAAAGAAATTTAAAATTGGCGATGAAGTTTATTCCAGAGTAGGCGATTACAGAATAGGTACTTTTGCGCAGTATATTGCTGTCAATGTAAACGATTTAGCTTTGAAACCAAAAAATCTATCAATGGAAGAGGCTGGTTCTATTCCGTTAGTTGGTTTGACGGCCTGGCAGGCATTAGTTGAAATAGCAAATGTGAAAAAGGGGCAAAAGGTTTTTATACAAGCTGGTTCGGGAGGTGTTGGTACTTTTGCAATTCAATTGGCCAAACACTTGGGGGCTTATGTGGCAACAACGACAAGTACAAAAAATATTGATTTGGTAAAAAGTCTTGGTGCGGATTTGGTAATTGATTATAAAACGCAAGAGTTTTCTAATCTGCTCAATGGCTATGATCTGGTTTTGCACAGCAACCGGGAAAAGATAGTATTAGAACAATCGTTAGGTGTCTTAAAAAAAGGAGGCCAGTTAATTTCGTTGGTAGGACCGCCGACACCAGAATTTGCACAAGAAATTGGTTTGCCTTGGTATTTAAAATTAGTGACAAAATTGTTAAGTTCCAGTGCCAAGAAAAAAGCAAGCAAATTAAATGTGTCTTTTAAATTCTTATTTATGAGGGCGCAAGGTAATCAATTAGGAGAAATTACAAAGCTCATCGAAGCAGGAATTATTAAACCTGTTATTGATAAAGTGTTTCCATTTGAGCAGACCAATGAAGCGTTGTCTTACGTTGAAACCGGAAGGTCAAAAGGAAAAGTTGTTGTTAAGATAAAGTAG
- a CDS encoding NADP-dependent oxidoreductase — protein MKTIILNEPGSVDNLLYAESAKPSINTNEVLVKTISLSVNVIDYKVRSNEGALNWILGADRPAVIGWDLSGTVVEVGNDVSDFKIGDEVFGMANFPGKGNAYAEFVAVPSAHLTLKPKAVSHQEAASATLAALTAWQALAEKGNIKKGDKVLIHAASGGVGHYATQIAKHFGAYVIGTSSAKNKDFILQNGADQHIDYTAENFQQIVSDADFVLDTLGGDTILKSLDVVKQGGTIISIASSSFSAQELEKAKAKEVNLSFLLVASSGKNMLQLAELLEKGIIKSHVSKIFAFEQMREAHLYLEKGRTVGKIVVNL, from the coding sequence ATGAAAACAATAATTTTAAACGAACCGGGCAGTGTTGATAATCTGTTATATGCAGAAAGCGCAAAACCAAGTATCAATACCAATGAAGTTTTAGTAAAAACAATCTCATTGAGTGTGAACGTAATTGATTATAAAGTAAGATCAAATGAAGGCGCATTGAATTGGATTCTCGGTGCGGACAGACCTGCAGTTATTGGCTGGGATTTGTCAGGAACCGTAGTTGAAGTTGGTAATGACGTGAGCGATTTCAAAATAGGCGATGAAGTTTTTGGAATGGCGAATTTTCCAGGAAAAGGAAATGCTTATGCTGAATTTGTTGCAGTCCCATCTGCACATTTAACCTTAAAACCTAAAGCTGTTTCCCATCAGGAAGCTGCATCGGCGACACTTGCCGCCCTTACCGCCTGGCAGGCCTTGGCAGAAAAAGGGAATATAAAAAAAGGAGACAAAGTCTTAATTCATGCAGCCTCGGGCGGTGTAGGTCATTACGCTACACAAATTGCTAAACATTTTGGAGCTTATGTAATAGGAACATCATCGGCGAAAAACAAAGATTTTATTTTACAGAATGGAGCAGATCAACATATCGATTATACAGCAGAAAATTTTCAGCAAATAGTTTCAGATGCTGATTTTGTACTGGATACTCTTGGAGGCGATACTATTTTAAAATCCTTGGATGTTGTAAAACAGGGCGGAACAATTATTTCAATTGCATCCAGCAGTTTTTCTGCCCAAGAACTTGAAAAAGCAAAAGCAAAAGAGGTCAATTTATCATTTTTGCTTGTAGCGTCATCCGGTAAAAATATGCTGCAGCTTGCTGAGCTATTGGAAAAAGGCATCATTAAATCGCACGTTTCTAAAATATTTGCTTTTGAGCAGATGAGAGAGGCACATTTGTATTTAGAAAAAGGCAGAACCGTTGGTAAAATTGTGGTTAATCTTTAA
- a CDS encoding alpha/beta fold hydrolase, translating into MHLIINIQNWLQLTLLDSLLILLITKMKKYCIAILLLIGYISNVFSQSNVSQSDNYIIMTASDSPSVNYTYATVPTQFVEANGIKFAYRSYGKQGDIPVIYFNHLTANLDNCDPRIMDSIAQQRHIISFDYRGVGASTGEQGTSIADMAKDAIGFIHALGYKQVDIVAFSMGGFITQELLLQEPELARKIILAGTGPRGGQGISNVVGLTYKDIFKGLLTFRDPKFYLFFTQNKTGKQAARDFLKRLKERTENRDDKVKLSVLKNQLKAIETWGHDKPADLSVFKQPVLVVNGDNDRMVPTPNSYDLAKRFPNAEKVIIYPNSGHGGIFQYQGEFLDKAIAFLIK; encoded by the coding sequence ATGCACCTCATTATCAATATCCAGAATTGGCTGCAGCTTACATTACTGGATTCATTACTAATACTATTAATTACTAAAATGAAAAAGTATTGTATTGCAATTTTGCTATTAATAGGTTATATTAGTAATGTGTTTTCACAATCAAATGTTTCACAATCAGATAATTATATAATTATGACTGCATCAGATTCACCAAGTGTAAATTACACTTATGCTACTGTTCCCACTCAGTTTGTTGAAGCTAATGGAATAAAATTTGCTTACCGATCTTATGGAAAACAGGGAGATATACCGGTTATATATTTCAATCACCTAACAGCAAACCTTGACAATTGCGATCCAAGAATTATGGATTCCATTGCCCAGCAGCGTCATATCATTTCTTTTGATTATCGCGGAGTTGGTGCCAGCACGGGCGAGCAGGGAACAAGTATTGCTGATATGGCAAAAGATGCTATTGGCTTTATTCATGCTTTAGGATACAAGCAGGTAGATATTGTGGCATTTTCTATGGGTGGTTTCATTACCCAGGAATTACTTTTGCAAGAGCCGGAATTGGCCCGTAAAATTATTCTTGCCGGAACCGGACCAAGAGGCGGACAGGGAATTAGCAATGTGGTAGGTTTGACCTATAAGGATATTTTCAAAGGTCTGCTCACATTTAGAGATCCTAAATTTTATCTTTTTTTCACTCAAAACAAAACAGGTAAACAAGCCGCTCGTGATTTTCTAAAACGTCTTAAAGAAAGAACAGAAAACCGTGATGATAAGGTAAAATTAAGTGTGTTGAAAAATCAGCTTAAAGCTATTGAAACATGGGGGCATGATAAGCCTGCCGATTTAAGTGTTTTCAAACAGCCTGTATTAGTAGTGAACGGAGATAATGACAGAATGGTGCCAACGCCTAATTCCTATGATTTAGCAAAGCGTTTTCCCAATGCTGAAAAAGTAATAATTTACCCAAATTCAGGACATGGCGGTATTTTTCAATATCAAGGAGAATTTCTGGACAAAGCAATAGCATTTTTAATTAAATAA
- a CDS encoding DUF4345 family protein — protein MKQLINILVVLAILPLLVLGLVNVFAPLNTFELYGIKPLGIMTYSTFRGAIGGMLIGGGLIMLMGLITKNKTWYQASFLLISVILICRIISVVFDGYTNDLLPAGITELYIIIVMYFASKQLGHSKN, from the coding sequence ATGAAACAGCTAATCAATATTTTAGTAGTACTGGCAATTCTTCCTTTATTGGTTTTAGGGTTAGTAAATGTATTTGCTCCCTTAAATACTTTTGAATTGTACGGCATTAAGCCATTAGGGATAATGACTTACAGCACCTTTAGAGGTGCCATTGGCGGCATGCTCATCGGAGGAGGTTTAATAATGCTTATGGGGCTAATCACCAAAAATAAAACCTGGTATCAAGCATCCTTTTTACTAATAAGCGTAATATTGATCTGCAGAATTATCAGCGTAGTATTTGACGGTTACACAAATGATTTATTGCCGGCAGGCATAACCGAACTTTACATTATCATAGTAATGTATTTTGCATCAAAACAACTAGGTCATTCTAAAAATTAA